The sequence below is a genomic window from Streptomyces sp. NBC_00289.
CCCGCAGGACATCGCCACGAACCCGAAGAACCTCAAGTTCAAGGAGGTCGAGGCGCCCCAGACCGCGCGCTCCCTGGACGACGTGGACGCCGCGGTCGTCAACGGCAACTTCGCCATCTCCGCCGGACTCAAGCCCGCCACGGACGCCCTCGTCCTGGAGTCCGCGAAGAACAGCCCGTACGGCAACTTCCTCGCGGTCAAGGAGGGCAACGAGAAGGACCCGCGGGTCGTGAAGCTCGCCAAGCTCCTCACCTCGCCCCAGGTGAAGAAGTTCATCGAGGACAAGTACAAGGGCTCGGTCATCGCTTCCTTCTGATCAGGAAACGGTCCCGGACCGGTTCCCGCGTCGCGTATACGGCGTATCACCACGCACGGGGTCCACTCCCTCACCCGGAGTGGGCCCGCAGTGCGGTTCAGTGCTTTCATGCTGCATGCTGGGCAGTTCAGCAGGCCCTGAAGGTTTTCCGAAGGTTACGGAGCGGCGCATGACTAGCACCTTCCCCAACATCTCCATCAGCACGGAGCGGTTGGTGCTGCGGCCCCTCGACGAGGACGACGTGCCCGCCCTGACCGAGATGATGAACGACGAGCAGGTCGCGGCCTGGACCGACGTCCCCCAGCCGTTCACCGAGGACGCCGCCCGCGCCTGGATCAGCGAGTACGCGCCCACCGAACGGGCCGCGGGCCGCGGCCTCGACCTCGCCGTCACCGAGTTCCTCACCCAGCGCCTGGTCGGCGTCATCCAGCTCGGCAAGACCAACTGGCACATCAGGTCCACCGAACTGTCGTACGTCATCGCCCCCTGGGCCCGCGGCGAGGGCTACGCCTCGGAGGCGGCCCTGGTCACCGCCCAGTGGCTGCTCGGCGACCAGAAGCTCGAGCGCGTCGAACTGCGCACGGCGGCGGACAACACCGCCTCCCAGCAGGTCGCGCAGAAGATCGGCTGTATCAGCGAGGGCGTCCTGCGCAACGCCTGCATAGCGCACGTCCGCACCGAGGACGGCACCTGGACCGACGTCCGCACCGACTTCATCGTGTGGAGCCTGCTGCCGGAGGACCTCGACGGCGCGGGGGAGCAGCTCGCCGACACCGGCGGTTTCACGTCGTATTCGGACTGGAACTGACCCCCAGGGGGGCCGCGGCCCCGGCCGGCGCCACCCGATACGCTCACGGAGCCGAATCCACGGCCCCTGACACCGCGCGCACATCCCCTGGAGACTGACGAAGATGGCCGATCGGGTCACGGTGATCGGCTGGGACGGTTCGCCGCTGACCGCCGCGGCCCGCTCCGCCCTCGGCGCCGCCACACTGGTGGCCGGTGCCGCCCACCATCTGGCGCTTCCCGAGGTGTCTCCCGCCGCCGAGCGCGTCCGCCTCGGCAGTGTCACCCTCGCCGCCCGCCGCATAGCCGCCCACCGCGGCACCGCCGTCGTGTTCGCCGACGGCGACCCCGGCTTCTTCGGCGTCGTACGGACCCTGCGCGCACCCGAGTTCGGCCTCGAGGTCGAAGTCGTCCCCGCCGTCTCCTCCGTGGCCGCCGCCTTCGCACGGGCCGGCATGCCCTGGGACGACGCACAGGTGGTGGTCGCACACCGGCGCACCCTGCGACGCGCGGTGAATGTGTGCCGGGCCCACACCAAAGTCGCCGTCCTCACCTCACCGGGCGCAGGACCCGCCGAACTCGGCCTGCTCCTGGAAGGCGTCCACCGCACCTTCGTCATCTGCGAGGAGCTCGGCACCGAACGCGAGCAGGTCACGGTCGTGACCTCCGACAAGGCCGCCGACCACATCTGGCGCGACCCGAACGTCGTGATCGTCATCGGCGGCCCGGTGGGACCGCCGGCGGACGCGGGCGGCTGGATCGCCGGTCGCGACCCGGGCGCCGGCCCGCGCGGCTGGGCGCTGCCCGCCGAGGAGTACGACGGAGAGCTCGGCGAGGGCGAGACGGAGCTGCTCCGCGCGGCCCAACTCGCCCGCCTCGGGCCGCGCGTCGGCGACCTGGTGTGGGACATCGGCTGCGGCAGCGGCGCCTTCGCCGTCGAGGCCGCGCGTGCCGGTGCCGCCGTCATCGCCGTGGACCGGGACCTGGAGGCCTGCGCCCGTACCGACGCCGCGGCGCGTCGCTTCGGGGTGCAGCTGCACATCGTGCACGGCGGCGCCCCGCACGTGCTGGAGAACCTCCCCGAGCCGGACGTCGTACGCGTCGGCGGCGGGGGAGCGGCCGTGGTCTCCGCGGTCGCCGACCGCCGTCCGCAGCGCATCGTCGCGCACGCCGCCACCCGTGACGCGGCCGAACTCGTCGGCCGGGACCTCACCGAGCACGGCTACCGCGTCGAGTGCGCCCTCCTCCAGTCCGTCGAACTCGACACGCGGGCCTGGACGGAGACGGAGCGCAGCGTCGCGTTCCTGCTCAGCGGCCTGTTGCCGAACCGCGCGCAATGACCCTGTTCGCGTCCCCGTGATCCTGTTGTCGTACTGCGCGCGGTAGGCTGGCCGATCGTTGTACCGCTCTCGGACGCCCGGCGGTTCGTCGGTCAATGTCCGGAAAACGCGCCCCTTTTGGGGTGGGTGTGGTACGGCAGAACCGGAGGACGCGCAACGTGGCGCAGTCCACAGCGGACCGTCACGGATCGACCTGTCGTGACGGAGCAACGGCCGCGACAATGCCAGTTGATGGCTTTGTCGTCTTTGTCGTCAGGCCGTTCGTGCCGCTGGGCACGCACGCTCGTTCTTCACTGCGGGGCGGTCGGTGCGCCGTTCCGGGTGAGCTGGACGTAGGAGCACTAACCGATGGGCGAGGGGTACGCATGACGGACACCGGCCAGGTCCCGGGCGAGGGACTGCCGGAGAGCGCGGGCATGGTGGAAGAGCCGGGCGTTCCTGCGCACGGCGCGTACACCTACCTCTCCGAGACCACCGCCGAGGACGAAGACCTGTTGCTGTTGCCGGGCGCCCAGGGCGCCTGGGGCAACGAGGTCGCCCCGCCCGCGCCCGAGCCCGTCGTCGAGACGGTGCACGAGCCGGGACCGCACGAGATGTCCGGCCGGGACAGCGGCTCGGTCGACCTCGGCGGCGTACGCCTGCCCACTCCGGCCCCCGCGCCGCAGTCGGCACCGGTCCCGCCGCGCCGTCCGCTCCACCTCGGCCCGCCGATTCCCGACGCCTCCGCGAGCCCCGTCCGCTCCCTCGCCGACCGAGGCCCCGCGGGCGTGCCGGTACGGCAGTCCGGCCCGCCGACGATCGGCCCCGAGTACCTCGACGTCCCGCATCTGCGGGACATGCCGCCGCAGGGCGCGGCGCCCTGGGGTGCCCAGGCGCAGGCCACGGGCTTCGAGCCGGTGGGCGCGGCCCAGGCCGTCGTGGCCCAGGTCGCGGCCGAGGCCGACGCCGTGAGCGACCCGGCCGTCGCCCAGGCCGAAGCGGTGAGCGACCCGGCCACCGCCGAGGCGGTCGACGGGACCGGTCCGCACCCCGCGGAGACCGAGCCGGTCGCGCAGGGTCCCCAGGAGGGGTCCGGCGCATTCGGCGCGTACGACGGGCAGGTTCCGGCGAGCCAGGAGCCCTGGCCGGCCGAGGACCTCTCCACCAGCCAGGGCGTGCCGACGGGCCCCGAGGACGCGCAGGCCCCCGTGGCCGGACAGGAGCTCCCGGCGAGCGACGCCGCACCTGACGCCGGCCATCACGCGGTACCCGCCGCGGCGACCGAGCTCGCCCCGGACGCCGTGCTCACGCCGGAGGCCGGGCACGTTCCTGGAGCCGACGCCGTCGTGGAGACCCAGGAGGGCCCTGGCCCCGAGGTCCCTGAAGCTCTCGAAGGCTCCAACGGTGTCTCCGCCTCCGAAACGGAGGGGAGCGCCCTCACCGCGTCCGCCCCCGACCTCGTCCCGGCGCCGGAAGCAGCGCTTCCGCCGACCGGCGTCCCGCAGGACGCCGAGGCGGCGCAGGCCGCACAGGACGTCCCCGTCCCCGACGACGCGCACTTCGCCGCCGCGGAGGCGGCACCCGCGCTCGCGCCCACCACACCACCTGCCGTGCCTGCCGGGGAGACGGTGGACGTGCCCGGTGACGGGTTCCCCGAAGCCGCCTACTCCCCGGAAGCCGCCGAACCGGCGGACGACTCGGTGACTCTCGACGCGGACGCCCCCGCCGAGGCGATCCCCGAGGAGATCCCCGAGCCGACCCCCCTGCACGCGGAACCCGAGCACACGGCACCGTCCCACGAGACGGTCACGGAGGCGGAGCCGGTCCTCGCGGCCGTCCCCGCCGCTGTCGCCGACGCACAGCACGCCGCGAGCGCCCAGCCGGAACAGGGCCCCCAACTCGTCGCGGCGGCCCACCCGGTGCAGGGCCATCACCCCGGCCCGGACGCCACCCCGCAGGCCGTGCACGCCGAGGCTCCGCCCGCCGCGACCGGCCCCGCCCTCACCTTCATCGCCCCGCAGACCCACGCGGCCGAGGCCCCCGCGCCGCCCCTGCCTCCGGAGGCACTCGTCACCCCGGGCGCCGCCCCCCGATTCACGGAGCCGGCTCCGCAGGCCGAGGCACTCCAGCCGCCGGTCCAGCTCGCGTACACCGCACTCCCGCACGAAAACCAGGACCAGGACGTGGACCAGGACGTGGACCAGGAGCTGGTTGAGGTCGAGAACGCCGTCGCCGCGCCGCAGGACCGGGCCGCTCCCGAAGCCCCGGACACCCTCGCGCCCGCAGCGCCGTCCCACACCCCCGAACACGCGGGCGCACCCGCCGAGTTCGCGGACCCCGTGGTCAGCGTCCCCGAGGAACTGCCCGCGGAAGCGATCGCCCCCGCGGCCGTCGACCCGGGTCCGGGCCACGCCTACGGCGAGAGCGACGCCCCCCTTCCCGCCACCGCCCCCCTCCCGGCCGCCGTCCCCCTGGAGCCCGACCCGAGCGGACCGCTGGGCGAGTTCGTGCCGGTCGAGGGTTCCGTGCCGACCGCACCCCATCTCGCACCGACCCCGCCGCAGCCGCTCGTCCTCCCCGTGGAGGAGGAGCAACCCGTGGCCGCGGTGCCGGCTCCCCGCGAGGCCGACCCCGTCCCCGCGCCGGAGCCGGAGCACGACCCCGAACTCGTACAGCATGCGGACGACCTGGACACCCGGGCCGCCGACCAGGAAGAGAGCACGGCCGCGGTGGAAAACGTACGACAGTCCACAGGTCCGGCCGCGCCCGCCTACGACGACGCCGAGCGCGAGGCCGTGCTCAAGGTCATGCGTGAGCGCCGTGACATCCGCAACGGGTTCCGCGACGACCCGATCCCGCACGAGGTGCTGCTCCGCGTTCTGGAGGCGGCCCACACCGCCCCCTCCGTGGGGCACTCGCAGCCCTGGGACTTCGTCGTCATCCGGTCCGCCGAGACCAGGCGCGGCATGCACGAACTGGCCGTACGCCAGCGTGACGCCTACGCGAAGTCCCTGCCCAAGGGCCGGGCGAAGCAGTTCAAGGAACTGAAGATCGAGGCCATCCTCGACACTCCGGTGAACATCGTCGTCACCGCCGATCCCACCCGCGGCGGCCGTCACACGCTGGGCCGCCACACGCAGCCGCAGATGGCTCCGTACTCCTCCGCGCTCGCCGTCGAGAACCTCTGGCTCGCGGCCCGCGCCGAGGGCCTCGGCGTCGGCTGGGTCAGCTTCTTCGATGAGCGCGAGATGGTCCGCGCCCTCGGCCTGCCCGAGCACCTCGAAGTCGTCGCCTACCTCTGTGTCGGCTACGTCGACGAGTTCCCGGACGAGCCCGAGCTGATGCAGGCCGGCTGGTCCAAGCGCCGGCCGCTGTCCTGGGTCGTCCACGAGGAGACGTACGGCCGGCGCGCCCTGCCCGGCGAGGACCCGCACGACCTGCTCGGCGAGACCGTCGCGCAGATCCGCCCGCTGGACGCCAAGGCGCTCGGCGAGGCGTGGGACCGGCAGAAGCGCATGACGAAGCCGGCCGGCGCGCTCGGCATGCTGGAGATCATCTCCGCGCAGTTGTCCGGACTGTCCCGCCAGTGCCCGCCGCCGATCCCGGAGCCCGCCGCCGTCGCGATCTTCGCCGGCGACCACGGCGTGCACGCCCAGGGCGTCACCCCCTGGCCGCAGGAGGTCACGGCGCAGATGGTGGCCAACTTCCTCGGCGGGGGAGCGGTCTGCAACGCCTTCGCGACCCAGGTGGGCGCCGAGGTCTGCGTCATCGACGTGGGCGTCGCGGCCGACCTCCCGGCCACCCCGGGCCTGCTGCCGCGCAAGATCCGCGCGGGCACGTCCGACATGACCACCGGCCCCGCGATGACCCGCGAGGAGGCCAAGCAGGCCATCGAGGTCGGCATCGAGACGGCCCGCGACCTGGTGGCGGCCGGCAACAAGGCCCTGCTCACGGGTGAGATGGGCATCGCGAACACGACCGCGTCCGCGGCCCTGATCTCGGTCTTCACGGACACCGACCCCGCCGAGGTGACGGGACGCGGTACCGGAATCAACGACGAGACCCTCGCCCGCAAGACGGAGGTCGTCCGCCGGGCGATCGAACTCCACCAGCCCGACCCGGCCGACCCCATCGGTGTCCTCGCCGCGATCGGCGGCTTCGAGCACGCGGCGATCGTGGGCCTGCTCCTCGGCGGTGCCTCCCTGCGCACGCCGGTGATCCTGGACGGGGTCAGCGCCGGCGCCGCCGCGCTGGTCGCCCGCGCGATCGCCCCCGAGGTCCTGGCCGCCTGCATCGCGGGCCACCGCAGCGCCGAGCCCGGCCATGTCGCCGCCCTCAACAAGCTGGGCCTGCGCCCGCTGGTCGACCTCGACCTCCGCCTCGGCGAGGGCACGGGCGCGCTGTTGGCGCTGCCGCTGGTGCAGAGCACGGCGCGGGCGATGCACGAGGTGGCGACGTTCGACTCGGCGGGGGTGACCGAGAAGTAGGCGCGGGCGTGGGCGCCAGGGGCTCCGGGGCGACGAACCCGGTGCCCCGTGCGTCAGCGCGCCGCAGTGGCGCACGGCCGCTCGGTGGCCGCCTGCCGCGGGTGGT
It includes:
- a CDS encoding GNAT family N-acetyltransferase; its protein translation is MTSTFPNISISTERLVLRPLDEDDVPALTEMMNDEQVAAWTDVPQPFTEDAARAWISEYAPTERAAGRGLDLAVTEFLTQRLVGVIQLGKTNWHIRSTELSYVIAPWARGEGYASEAALVTAQWLLGDQKLERVELRTAADNTASQQVAQKIGCISEGVLRNACIAHVRTEDGTWTDVRTDFIVWSLLPEDLDGAGEQLADTGGFTSYSDWN
- the cbiE gene encoding precorrin-6y C5,15-methyltransferase (decarboxylating) subunit CbiE: MADRVTVIGWDGSPLTAAARSALGAATLVAGAAHHLALPEVSPAAERVRLGSVTLAARRIAAHRGTAVVFADGDPGFFGVVRTLRAPEFGLEVEVVPAVSSVAAAFARAGMPWDDAQVVVAHRRTLRRAVNVCRAHTKVAVLTSPGAGPAELGLLLEGVHRTFVICEELGTEREQVTVVTSDKAADHIWRDPNVVIVIGGPVGPPADAGGWIAGRDPGAGPRGWALPAEEYDGELGEGETELLRAAQLARLGPRVGDLVWDIGCGSGAFAVEAARAGAAVIAVDRDLEACARTDAAARRFGVQLHIVHGGAPHVLENLPEPDVVRVGGGGAAVVSAVADRRPQRIVAHAATRDAAELVGRDLTEHGYRVECALLQSVELDTRAWTETERSVAFLLSGLLPNRAQ
- the cobT gene encoding nicotinate-nucleotide--dimethylbenzimidazole phosphoribosyltransferase, yielding MTDTGQVPGEGLPESAGMVEEPGVPAHGAYTYLSETTAEDEDLLLLPGAQGAWGNEVAPPAPEPVVETVHEPGPHEMSGRDSGSVDLGGVRLPTPAPAPQSAPVPPRRPLHLGPPIPDASASPVRSLADRGPAGVPVRQSGPPTIGPEYLDVPHLRDMPPQGAAPWGAQAQATGFEPVGAAQAVVAQVAAEADAVSDPAVAQAEAVSDPATAEAVDGTGPHPAETEPVAQGPQEGSGAFGAYDGQVPASQEPWPAEDLSTSQGVPTGPEDAQAPVAGQELPASDAAPDAGHHAVPAAATELAPDAVLTPEAGHVPGADAVVETQEGPGPEVPEALEGSNGVSASETEGSALTASAPDLVPAPEAALPPTGVPQDAEAAQAAQDVPVPDDAHFAAAEAAPALAPTTPPAVPAGETVDVPGDGFPEAAYSPEAAEPADDSVTLDADAPAEAIPEEIPEPTPLHAEPEHTAPSHETVTEAEPVLAAVPAAVADAQHAASAQPEQGPQLVAAAHPVQGHHPGPDATPQAVHAEAPPAATGPALTFIAPQTHAAEAPAPPLPPEALVTPGAAPRFTEPAPQAEALQPPVQLAYTALPHENQDQDVDQDVDQELVEVENAVAAPQDRAAPEAPDTLAPAAPSHTPEHAGAPAEFADPVVSVPEELPAEAIAPAAVDPGPGHAYGESDAPLPATAPLPAAVPLEPDPSGPLGEFVPVEGSVPTAPHLAPTPPQPLVLPVEEEQPVAAVPAPREADPVPAPEPEHDPELVQHADDLDTRAADQEESTAAVENVRQSTGPAAPAYDDAEREAVLKVMRERRDIRNGFRDDPIPHEVLLRVLEAAHTAPSVGHSQPWDFVVIRSAETRRGMHELAVRQRDAYAKSLPKGRAKQFKELKIEAILDTPVNIVVTADPTRGGRHTLGRHTQPQMAPYSSALAVENLWLAARAEGLGVGWVSFFDEREMVRALGLPEHLEVVAYLCVGYVDEFPDEPELMQAGWSKRRPLSWVVHEETYGRRALPGEDPHDLLGETVAQIRPLDAKALGEAWDRQKRMTKPAGALGMLEIISAQLSGLSRQCPPPIPEPAAVAIFAGDHGVHAQGVTPWPQEVTAQMVANFLGGGAVCNAFATQVGAEVCVIDVGVAADLPATPGLLPRKIRAGTSDMTTGPAMTREEAKQAIEVGIETARDLVAAGNKALLTGEMGIANTTASAALISVFTDTDPAEVTGRGTGINDETLARKTEVVRRAIELHQPDPADPIGVLAAIGGFEHAAIVGLLLGGASLRTPVILDGVSAGAAALVARAIAPEVLAACIAGHRSAEPGHVAALNKLGLRPLVDLDLRLGEGTGALLALPLVQSTARAMHEVATFDSAGVTEK